A part of Streptomyces sp. NBC_01451 genomic DNA contains:
- a CDS encoding glycoside hydrolase family 48 protein, translating to MHPQRRRRVTRRFWTAVVAALALPLTMLATGTTPAQAAAVQCSVDYKTNDWGSGFTADLTITNRGTDVINGWTLTYAYAGNQKLSNGWNGTWSQSGQTVTVQNATYNATIAAGAAVSTGGQFTYSGTNAAPTSFAINGTTCAGAHQPPVTVLTSPVAGAVYSQGTAVPMAATAAAADNATITKIEFYDDTTLLGTDTTAPYTYSATGLAVGSHSLLAKAYDSLGASAPSTPVGITVASGPAVVAVPTQLGVQQGKTGTYDVKLSTQPSANVTVTTARASGNTGLSVTGGASLTFTPSNWNTAQKVTITANATGTGSAAFDSTATGHAKATVTVTELAASKVYDARFLDLYGKITNPASGYFSPEGIPYHSVETLIVEAPDHGHETTSEAYSYLLWLQAMYGKVTGDWTKFNGAWSIMEQYMIPTHADQPTNSFYNASKPATYAPEWDLPSQYPAALNTGVSVGTDPIAAELKTAYGTDDVYGMHWLQDVDNVYGYGNSPGKCEAGPTDTGPSYINTFQRGPQESVWETVPQPTCDAFKYGGTNGYLDLFTGDASYAKQWKFTNAPDADARAVQAAYWADVWAKQQGKGSDVSATVGKAAKMGDYLRYSMYDKYFKKIGNCVGPTACAAGTGKDASHYLMSWYYAWGGATDTSAGWAWRIGSSHTHGGYQNPLAAYALSSYADLKPKSATGQADWSTSLQRQIEFYRWLQSNEGAIAGGATNSWAGRYATPPTGTPTFYGMYYDEKPVYHDPPSNQWFGFQAWSMERVAEYYQQTGNAAAKTVLDKWVDWALSKTTINPDGTYRIPSTLQWSGAPDTWNATTPGANTGLHVTVADYTNDVGVAAAYAKTLTYYADRSGDTEAATTAKALLDGMWTNYQDSLGIAVPETRTDYNRFDDAVYVPSAWTGKMPNGDTVNSSSTFISLRSFYKNDPNWSKIEAYLAGGAAPSFTYHRFWAQADIALAMGSYAELLE from the coding sequence ATGCACCCCCAACGCAGACGCCGCGTCACGCGGCGGTTCTGGACCGCTGTCGTGGCGGCCCTCGCCCTCCCCTTGACCATGCTCGCGACGGGTACGACTCCCGCTCAGGCAGCGGCAGTTCAATGCAGCGTCGACTACAAGACGAACGACTGGGGGTCCGGTTTCACCGCGGACCTGACGATCACCAACCGCGGTACGGACGTCATCAACGGCTGGACACTGACCTACGCCTACGCAGGCAACCAGAAGCTCAGCAACGGCTGGAACGGCACCTGGTCCCAGTCCGGCCAGACGGTCACCGTGCAGAACGCGACGTACAACGCGACGATCGCCGCCGGCGCCGCCGTCAGCACCGGTGGGCAGTTCACGTACAGCGGCACCAACGCGGCGCCGACCTCGTTCGCGATCAACGGGACGACCTGCGCCGGGGCCCACCAGCCACCGGTCACGGTGCTCACCAGCCCGGTCGCGGGCGCGGTCTACTCGCAGGGCACCGCGGTACCGATGGCCGCCACCGCGGCGGCGGCGGACAACGCGACGATCACCAAGATCGAGTTCTACGACGACACCACGCTGCTCGGCACGGACACGACCGCTCCGTACACGTACTCGGCCACCGGGCTGGCCGTCGGAAGTCACTCGCTGCTGGCGAAGGCCTACGACAGCCTGGGCGCCTCGGCACCGTCCACACCGGTCGGCATCACGGTCGCCTCGGGTCCCGCCGTGGTCGCCGTACCGACCCAACTCGGCGTCCAGCAGGGCAAGACGGGCACGTACGACGTGAAGCTGTCGACCCAGCCGAGCGCGAACGTGACCGTGACGACGGCCCGCGCGAGCGGCAACACGGGCCTGTCGGTGACGGGCGGCGCGTCGCTCACCTTCACTCCGTCGAACTGGAACACGGCCCAGAAGGTGACGATCACCGCCAACGCGACGGGCACCGGATCGGCGGCCTTCGACTCGACGGCCACCGGCCACGCCAAGGCGACGGTCACCGTCACGGAGCTGGCGGCCTCGAAGGTGTACGACGCCCGCTTCCTGGACCTCTACGGCAAGATCACCAACCCGGCGAGCGGCTACTTCTCTCCCGAGGGCATCCCCTACCACTCGGTGGAGACACTGATCGTCGAGGCACCGGACCACGGCCACGAGACCACGTCGGAGGCCTACAGCTACCTCCTGTGGCTCCAGGCCATGTACGGCAAGGTCACCGGAGACTGGACCAAGTTCAACGGCGCCTGGTCGATCATGGAGCAGTACATGATCCCCACCCACGCCGACCAGCCCACCAACTCCTTCTACAACGCGTCGAAACCGGCGACCTACGCCCCCGAGTGGGACCTGCCGAGCCAGTACCCGGCCGCTCTCAACACCGGTGTCTCGGTCGGTACGGACCCGATCGCGGCCGAGCTGAAGACCGCGTACGGCACGGACGACGTCTACGGTATGCACTGGCTGCAGGACGTCGACAACGTCTACGGCTACGGCAACTCGCCCGGCAAGTGCGAGGCGGGCCCGACGGACACCGGTCCCTCCTACATCAACACCTTCCAGCGCGGGCCGCAGGAATCGGTGTGGGAGACCGTTCCGCAGCCGACCTGCGACGCCTTCAAGTACGGCGGCACGAACGGGTACCTGGACCTGTTCACCGGCGACGCGTCGTACGCCAAGCAGTGGAAGTTCACCAACGCCCCGGACGCCGACGCGCGGGCCGTGCAGGCCGCGTACTGGGCGGACGTCTGGGCGAAGCAGCAGGGCAAGGGCAGTGACGTCTCGGCCACCGTCGGCAAGGCGGCCAAGATGGGCGACTACCTGCGCTACTCGATGTACGACAAGTACTTCAAGAAGATCGGCAACTGTGTCGGCCCGACGGCCTGCGCCGCCGGTACCGGCAAGGACGCCTCGCACTATCTGATGTCCTGGTACTACGCGTGGGGCGGCGCCACCGACACCTCGGCGGGCTGGGCCTGGCGCATCGGCTCCAGCCACACGCACGGTGGCTACCAGAACCCGCTGGCCGCCTACGCGCTCAGCTCGTACGCCGACCTGAAGCCCAAGTCGGCGACAGGGCAGGCGGACTGGTCGACATCGCTCCAGCGGCAGATCGAGTTCTACCGCTGGCTCCAGTCCAACGAGGGTGCCATCGCGGGCGGCGCGACCAACAGCTGGGCCGGCCGCTACGCGACCCCGCCGACCGGTACGCCGACCTTCTACGGCATGTACTACGACGAGAAGCCGGTGTACCACGACCCGCCGTCCAACCAGTGGTTCGGCTTCCAGGCGTGGTCCATGGAGCGGGTCGCCGAGTACTACCAGCAGACGGGCAACGCGGCGGCGAAGACCGTCCTGGACAAGTGGGTCGACTGGGCCCTGTCCAAGACGACCATCAACCCCGACGGCACCTACCGCATCCCGTCGACGCTCCAGTGGTCGGGCGCCCCCGACACCTGGAACGCCACAACTCCGGGCGCCAACACGGGACTTCACGTCACCGTCGCCGACTACACCAACGACGTGGGCGTGGCGGCGGCGTACGCCAAGACGCTGACGTACTACGCCGACCGCTCCGGTGACACCGAGGCGGCGACGACGGCGAAGGCGCTGCTGGACGGCATGTGGACCAACTACCAGGACAGCCTGGGCATCGCCGTTCCGGAGACCCGCACCGACTACAACCGCTTCGACGACGCTGTCTACGTGCCGTCGGCCTGGACGGGGAAGATGCCGAACGGCGACACGGTCAACTCGTCGTCGACCTTCATCTCGCTCCGCTCCTTCTACAAGAACGACCCCAACTGGTCGAAGATCGAGGCGTACCTGGCCGGTGGCGCCGCGCCCTCGTTCACCTATCACCGGTTCTGGGCCCAGGCGGACATAGCCCTCGCCATGGGCTCGTACGCGGAGCTACTCGAATAG
- a CDS encoding cellulose binding domain-containing protein, protein MRRTRILTAVLALTAGLLTGSSLALAAPSAAEVKLAADTYTWKNARIDGGGFVPGIVFNRTEKNLAYARTDIGGAYRWQESTKTWTPLTDSVGWDRWGHTGVVSLASDSVDPNKVYAAVGTYTNSWDPGNGAVLRSGDRGASWQRADLPFKLGGNMPGRGMGERLAVDPNRNSVLYLGAPSGKGLWRSTDSGATWSQVANFPNVGNYAQDPTDTSGYAGDNQGIVWVTFDESTGTAGSATRTIYVGVADKDNAVYRSTDAGATWSRLAGQPTGYLAHKGVLDAKNGYLYLPYSDKGGPYDGGKGQLWRYATATGTWTNISPVAEADTYYGFSGLTIDRQKPGTVMATAYSSWWPDTQLFRSTDSGGTWTKAWDYTSYPNRSNRYTMDVSSSPWLTFGANPSPPEQSPKLGWMTEALEIDPFNSNRMMYGTGATVYGTENLTNWDSGSQFSIKPMVQGLEETAVLDLAAPPSGGAVLLSALGDIGGFRHTDLTKVPSMMFTSPNFTTTTSLDYAESNPGIVARVGDLDSGPHVAFSTDNGANWFAGTDPSGVSGGGTIAAASDGSRFVWSPAGTGVQYATGFGSSWSTSSGIPAGATVESDRVDPRTFYGFKSGRFYASSDGGATFTASAATGLPAGDSVRFKALPGTKGDIWLAGGAADGAYGLWHSTDGGTTFTKLSNVEQADTIGFGKAATGATYQTLYTSAKIAGVRGIFRSTDKGASWTRVNDDAHQWGWTGSAITGDPRVYGRVYVSTNGRGVVYGESSDTSGGGGGGTDPTPTPTPTPTPTPTPTPTPTPTGACTVTYKVTSEWSGGFQADVKLSNSGTTAWNGWSLGWSFPNGQTVSQLWNAEYTQSGAAVTAKNVNWNANVAAGSSVSFGFTGNWSGTNGKPTTFKLGDQSCTVA, encoded by the coding sequence ATGCGAAGAACCCGTATCCTCACGGCCGTACTGGCCCTGACCGCAGGCCTGTTGACGGGCAGTTCACTCGCGCTGGCCGCCCCGTCCGCCGCGGAGGTGAAGCTCGCGGCCGACACGTACACCTGGAAGAACGCCCGCATCGACGGCGGTGGTTTCGTCCCCGGCATCGTCTTCAACCGGACCGAGAAGAACCTGGCGTACGCCCGTACGGACATCGGCGGCGCCTACCGCTGGCAGGAGTCGACCAAGACCTGGACCCCGCTGACGGACTCGGTCGGCTGGGACCGCTGGGGCCACACCGGTGTGGTCAGCCTCGCGTCCGACTCCGTGGACCCGAACAAGGTGTACGCGGCTGTCGGCACGTACACCAACAGCTGGGACCCGGGAAACGGCGCCGTGCTGAGATCCGGTGACCGGGGCGCGAGCTGGCAACGGGCCGACCTGCCCTTCAAGTTGGGCGGCAACATGCCCGGCCGGGGCATGGGCGAGCGTCTCGCCGTCGACCCGAACAGGAACAGCGTGCTGTATCTGGGCGCGCCCAGCGGCAAGGGGCTGTGGCGGTCGACGGACTCGGGGGCGACCTGGTCGCAGGTGGCGAACTTCCCCAACGTCGGGAACTACGCGCAGGATCCGACCGACACCAGCGGGTACGCCGGCGACAACCAGGGCATCGTCTGGGTCACCTTCGACGAGTCGACGGGTACGGCGGGCAGCGCGACCCGCACGATCTATGTCGGGGTCGCCGACAAGGACAACGCGGTGTACCGCTCGACGGACGCGGGCGCGACCTGGTCGCGGCTCGCCGGGCAGCCCACCGGCTATCTGGCCCACAAGGGCGTACTCGACGCGAAGAACGGCTACCTGTACCTGCCGTACAGCGACAAGGGCGGCCCCTACGACGGCGGCAAGGGCCAGCTGTGGCGGTACGCGACGGCCACCGGCACCTGGACGAACATCAGCCCGGTCGCGGAGGCGGACACCTACTACGGGTTCAGCGGTCTGACGATCGACCGGCAGAAGCCGGGCACGGTGATGGCGACGGCGTACAGCTCGTGGTGGCCGGACACGCAGCTCTTCCGCTCCACGGACAGCGGCGGCACCTGGACGAAGGCCTGGGACTACACCTCGTACCCCAACCGCTCGAACCGCTACACGATGGACGTCTCGTCCTCGCCGTGGCTCACCTTCGGCGCGAACCCGTCGCCGCCCGAACAGTCGCCGAAACTGGGGTGGATGACGGAGGCGCTGGAGATCGACCCGTTCAACTCGAACCGCATGATGTACGGAACGGGCGCGACGGTCTACGGCACCGAGAACCTCACCAACTGGGACAGCGGCAGCCAGTTCAGCATCAAGCCGATGGTCCAGGGCCTGGAGGAGACGGCGGTCCTCGACCTGGCCGCTCCCCCGTCGGGCGGTGCGGTGCTGCTCAGCGCGCTCGGCGACATCGGTGGCTTCCGGCACACGGATCTCACCAAGGTCCCCTCGATGATGTTCACTTCACCGAACTTCACCACGACCACGAGCCTGGACTACGCCGAGAGCAACCCGGGGATCGTGGCCCGCGTCGGCGACCTGGACTCGGGTCCGCATGTCGCGTTCTCGACGGACAACGGCGCCAACTGGTTCGCGGGGACCGACCCTTCGGGCGTCTCGGGCGGCGGCACGATCGCGGCGGCGTCGGACGGCAGCCGGTTCGTGTGGAGCCCGGCGGGCACGGGAGTGCAGTACGCGACGGGCTTCGGTTCGTCCTGGTCGACGTCGTCGGGCATCCCTGCGGGTGCGACCGTCGAGTCCGACCGGGTGGACCCGAGGACGTTCTACGGTTTCAAGTCGGGCCGTTTCTATGCGAGTTCGGACGGCGGAGCGACCTTCACGGCGTCGGCGGCGACCGGCCTCCCGGCCGGCGACAGCGTGCGCTTCAAGGCGCTGCCGGGCACGAAGGGCGACATCTGGCTGGCGGGCGGCGCGGCGGACGGCGCGTACGGCCTGTGGCACTCGACGGACGGCGGTACGACGTTCACCAAGCTGTCGAACGTCGAGCAGGCCGACACGATCGGCTTCGGCAAGGCTGCGACGGGAGCGACGTACCAGACGCTCTACACGAGCGCGAAGATCGCCGGCGTACGCGGCATCTTCCGCTCCACGGACAAGGGCGCGTCCTGGACGCGCGTCAACGACGATGCCCACCAGTGGGGTTGGACCGGCTCGGCGATCACCGGTGACCCGAGGGTGTACGGGCGCGTGTACGTGTCGACGAACGGGCGCGGCGTCGTATACGGCGAGTCGTCGGACACGAGCGGTGGCGGCGGAGGCGGCACGGACCCGACACCGACGCCCACCCCCACCCCCACCCCCACCCCTACGCCTACGCCTACGCCTACGCCTACGGGGGCCTGCACGGTGACGTACAAGGTCACCAGTGAGTGGTCGGGCGGCTTCCAGGCGGACGTCAAGCTCAGCAATTCCGGCACAACCGCCTGGAACGGCTGGTCGCTCGGCTGGTCCTTCCCGAACGGCCAGACCGTCTCCCAGCTCTGGAACGCGGAGTACACCCAGTCGGGTGCCGCGGTCACGGCGAAGAACGTGAACTGGAACGCGAACGTGGCGGCGGGCTCGTCGGTGAGCTTCGGGTTCACGGGCAACTGGTCGGGCACCAACGGAAAACCGACCACGTTCAAGCTGGGCGACCAGAGCTGCACGGTCGCCTGA
- a CDS encoding rhamnogalacturonan lyase, whose amino-acid sequence MQHPQPHAQPHPPTRTRRRTLLSAVTAGALAAAGLVSLSATPAEAATARQVEALDRGVVSVHTDSGNLVSWRWLGTDPNDVSFNVYRAGTKVNSTPVTGSTNYFHSGAPAQADYTVRAIVGGVEQADSVHAIQFRTGYKDVPITPPAGGTTPDGVAYTYEANDASVGDLDGDGALDFVLKWQPTNAKDNSQSGYTGNTIVDGIRLDGTRLWRIDLGRNIRSGAHYTQFQVYDYDGDRKAEVAMKTADATVDGTGVVIGNSAADYRNSSGYVLSGPEYLTMFNGQTGKAMGTVDYVPARGTVSSWGDSYGNRVDRFLAGTAYLDGARPSLIMARGYYTRTVLAAWDWRNGAFTRRWTFDSSSSTNTGKGFDGQGSHSLSVGDVDGDGKDEIVYGAMAVDDNGNGLWTTRTGHGDAQHLGDLDPGHAGLEYFKVSESTSQPAELYINPANGTVNWSIAACCDNGRGVAGDIWAGNDGAEVWSASDSSIRDEAGATKGREPSSVNFLSWWDADPVRELLDGTHIDKYGTSSDTRLLTGASVHSNNSTKATPALSGDLFGDWREEVVWATSDNTALRVYSTPVETTTKITTLLHDTMYRTGLAWQNTAYNQPPHPSFFIGDGMPTAPRPTVYTP is encoded by the coding sequence GTGCAGCACCCGCAGCCGCATGCCCAGCCCCATCCCCCCACCCGCACCAGACGCCGGACCCTGCTGTCCGCCGTGACCGCAGGAGCCCTCGCCGCCGCAGGGCTGGTGTCGCTCTCCGCCACACCGGCCGAGGCCGCCACCGCCCGGCAGGTCGAGGCGCTCGACCGGGGTGTCGTCAGCGTGCACACCGACAGCGGCAACCTGGTCAGCTGGCGCTGGCTCGGCACCGACCCGAACGACGTGTCCTTCAACGTCTACCGGGCCGGTACGAAGGTCAACTCGACGCCGGTCACCGGCTCCACGAACTACTTCCACTCGGGCGCCCCCGCCCAGGCCGACTACACCGTCCGGGCGATCGTCGGCGGCGTGGAACAGGCCGACTCCGTCCACGCGATCCAGTTCCGCACCGGATACAAGGACGTCCCGATCACCCCGCCCGCCGGCGGCACGACCCCCGACGGAGTCGCCTACACCTACGAGGCGAACGACGCCTCGGTCGGCGACCTGGACGGTGACGGCGCCCTCGACTTCGTACTGAAGTGGCAGCCCACCAACGCCAAGGACAACTCCCAGTCGGGGTACACCGGCAACACGATCGTCGACGGGATCAGGCTCGACGGCACACGGCTGTGGCGGATCGACCTGGGACGCAACATCCGCTCCGGCGCGCACTACACACAGTTCCAGGTGTACGACTACGACGGCGACCGCAAGGCCGAGGTCGCCATGAAGACGGCGGACGCGACGGTCGACGGGACGGGCGTGGTCATCGGCAACTCAGCCGCCGACTACCGGAATTCGAGCGGTTACGTGCTCTCCGGGCCCGAGTACCTGACCATGTTCAACGGGCAGACCGGCAAGGCGATGGGCACCGTCGACTACGTCCCGGCGCGCGGCACCGTCTCGTCGTGGGGCGACTCCTACGGCAACCGGGTCGACCGGTTCCTCGCCGGCACCGCCTACCTGGACGGCGCCCGGCCCTCCCTGATCATGGCGCGCGGCTACTACACGCGAACGGTGCTGGCGGCCTGGGACTGGCGGAACGGGGCGTTCACGCGCCGCTGGACCTTCGACTCCAGCTCCTCCACCAACACCGGCAAGGGATTCGACGGCCAGGGATCGCACAGCCTGTCCGTCGGGGACGTCGACGGCGACGGGAAGGACGAGATCGTCTACGGGGCGATGGCCGTCGACGACAACGGCAACGGGCTGTGGACGACGAGGACGGGCCACGGGGACGCCCAGCACCTCGGCGACCTCGACCCGGGGCACGCGGGCCTGGAGTACTTCAAGGTGTCCGAGTCCACCTCCCAGCCGGCCGAGCTGTACATCAACCCGGCCAACGGCACCGTCAACTGGAGCATCGCCGCCTGCTGCGACAACGGCCGGGGAGTCGCCGGGGACATCTGGGCGGGCAATGACGGAGCGGAGGTCTGGTCGGCCTCGGACTCCTCGATCCGCGACGAGGCGGGCGCCACCAAGGGCCGCGAACCGTCCTCCGTCAACTTCCTGTCCTGGTGGGACGCGGACCCGGTCCGTGAACTCCTCGACGGCACACACATCGACAAGTACGGCACGTCCTCCGACACCCGCCTGCTGACCGGCGCGTCCGTCCACTCCAACAACAGCACGAAGGCCACCCCGGCGCTCTCCGGGGACCTCTTCGGCGACTGGCGCGAGGAGGTCGTCTGGGCGACCAGCGACAACACGGCTCTGCGCGTCTACTCGACACCGGTCGAGACCACGACGAAGATCACGACGCTGCTGCACGACACGATGTACCGCACGGGCCTGGCCTGGCAGAACACGGCGTACAACCAGCCCCCGCACCCGAGCTTCTTCATCGGCGACGGCATGCCGACGGCACCGAGGCCGACGGTCTACACCCCGTGA
- a CDS encoding helix-turn-helix transcriptional regulator has protein sequence MRSSRLLSVLLLLQTRGRMTAAQLAEELEVSVRTVYRDVEALSAAGVPLYGDAGHAGGYRLLDGYRTRLTGLNADEAEALFLAGVPGPAAELGLGSVLAAAQLKVRAALPPELRAHADRISGRFHLDAPGWYADAEEVPHLPAVAAAVWNSRVLHVRYRRWAEPTDAERRLEPYGLVLKAGRWYVVAGPGPRTFRVDRILELTASEEEFVRPDTFDLAAYWTAYQRDFHDRLHRGEAVVRLAPGVRLSGPAADAVGVNGLTDEQGWTVATVPIESVDRAQEEFLRLGTGVEVLSPAELRERIARTVTELAARYAESVHPGGNSLADSGD, from the coding sequence GTGAGGTCCAGTCGACTGCTGTCCGTGCTTCTGCTGCTCCAGACCCGCGGGCGGATGACCGCCGCCCAGCTCGCCGAGGAGCTGGAGGTCTCGGTGCGCACGGTCTACCGGGACGTCGAGGCGCTGAGTGCGGCGGGCGTGCCGCTGTACGGCGACGCGGGGCACGCCGGCGGCTACCGTCTGCTCGACGGCTACCGCACCCGGCTGACGGGTCTGAACGCCGACGAGGCCGAGGCCCTGTTCCTGGCCGGGGTGCCGGGACCGGCCGCCGAGCTGGGCCTCGGCTCCGTCCTCGCCGCCGCCCAGCTCAAGGTCCGCGCCGCCCTGCCGCCGGAGCTGCGCGCCCATGCCGACCGGATCAGTGGCCGCTTCCACCTCGACGCGCCCGGCTGGTACGCGGACGCCGAAGAGGTGCCGCACCTCCCGGCGGTCGCCGCCGCGGTGTGGAACAGCCGTGTCCTGCACGTCCGGTACCGGCGTTGGGCCGAGCCCACCGATGCGGAGCGCCGCCTGGAGCCGTACGGGCTGGTGCTGAAGGCGGGGCGCTGGTACGTCGTCGCGGGACCCGGTCCCCGTACCTTCCGCGTCGACCGGATTCTCGAACTCACGGCGTCCGAGGAGGAGTTCGTCCGGCCCGATACCTTCGACCTGGCCGCGTACTGGACGGCGTACCAGCGTGACTTCCACGACCGGCTGCACCGCGGCGAGGCGGTGGTGCGGCTGGCGCCCGGCGTGCGGCTGTCGGGGCCGGCCGCCGACGCCGTAGGGGTCAACGGCCTTACTGATGAACAGGGTTGGACCGTGGCGACGGTACCGATCGAGTCCGTCGACCGTGCCCAGGAGGAGTTCCTGAGACTGGGTACGGGCGTCGAGGTACTGTCGCCGGCCGAGCTGCGCGAGCGGATCGCACGGACGGTGACGGAACTGGCCGCTCGATACGCCGAATCGGTGCACCCGGGCGGCAACTCCCTTGCGGACAGCGGCGACTGA
- a CDS encoding class I SAM-dependent methyltransferase yields MLDYNQEAERYDASRGGEPRAAAAAEAVLSLVPEETRSLLDVGCGTGIVTRRLAAARAGMRVMGVDLTEGMARRAAARLPGAVVLADSRQLPFAEGGLEAVTSVWLLHLAGRAEDVRAIVGECARVLRPGGTYVTTVDKGASHNVGSDIDAVLASRPWRAAPDAAADVEAYAVGHGLVPAGEARFRGRGQGRSPRRAVADLRRGWFMTLPPGDPLADGFAARLEALPDQDRARPDPVFTLRAFRKPHSS; encoded by the coding sequence GTGCTGGACTACAACCAGGAGGCGGAGCGGTACGACGCCTCGCGCGGCGGCGAGCCCAGGGCGGCGGCTGCGGCGGAGGCCGTGCTGAGCCTCGTACCCGAGGAGACGCGCAGCCTGCTCGACGTGGGATGCGGTACGGGCATCGTGACCCGGCGGCTCGCGGCGGCGCGGGCCGGGATGCGCGTGATGGGCGTCGACCTGACCGAGGGGATGGCGAGGCGGGCCGCCGCCCGATTGCCCGGTGCCGTCGTTCTGGCCGACAGTCGTCAACTCCCTTTTGCGGAGGGCGGGTTGGAGGCGGTCACGAGTGTGTGGCTGCTGCATCTCGCCGGGCGGGCCGAGGACGTCCGGGCCATCGTCGGGGAGTGCGCGCGGGTGCTGCGGCCGGGCGGGACGTACGTCACCACCGTCGACAAGGGCGCCTCGCACAACGTGGGCAGTGACATCGACGCCGTTCTCGCCTCGCGCCCGTGGCGTGCGGCCCCGGACGCGGCGGCCGACGTCGAGGCGTATGCCGTCGGGCACGGACTGGTTCCGGCCGGGGAGGCCCGCTTCCGGGGGCGTGGGCAGGGGCGCAGTCCCCGGCGGGCCGTCGCGGACCTGCGGCGCGGATGGTTCATGACGTTACCGCCGGGCGATCCCCTCGCCGACGGCTTCGCCGCCCGCCTGGAGGCGCTGCCCGATCAGGACCGGGCCCGCCCGGACCCGGTGTTCACACTGCGGGCGTTCCGGAAGCCGCACTCATCCTGA
- a CDS encoding 4a-hydroxytetrahydrobiopterin dehydratase, translating to MPVVPLSQKEIEDRLAELPGWSLDGDRLARSYRLGSHFAATALVIHIAQVQEELDHHSDLTLGYNTVSLTVNTHSVGGAVTDLDFRLAHRVEALAPGHGAS from the coding sequence ATGCCCGTCGTACCGCTGTCGCAGAAGGAGATCGAGGACCGGCTGGCGGAGCTGCCCGGCTGGTCGCTCGACGGGGACCGCCTCGCCCGTTCCTACCGCCTCGGCTCGCACTTCGCCGCGACGGCGCTGGTCATCCACATCGCCCAGGTCCAGGAGGAACTGGACCACCACTCCGACCTCACCCTCGGCTACAACACCGTGTCACTCACCGTGAACACCCACAGCGTGGGCGGCGCGGTCACCGACCTCGACTTCCGGCTCGCCCACAGAGTCGAGGCCCTCGCACCGGGCCACGGGGCGAGCTGA
- a CDS encoding helix-turn-helix domain-containing protein gives MTTVPTGGAARLIAPEDKTPRTHRGAGPLLRVWRERRRVSQLELALRADSSARHISFVETGRSRPSEELLLRLAEHLDVPVRDRNALLLAAGYAPRYRETPLDDPALESLRDGVERLIQGYEPYPAFVVDATYDVLAANRGILMLLEGLPESVLAPPLNAMRLTLHPEGLAPRIRNLPEWRGHLLAQMERQIALHRSDPLRALYEEVAAYPVPEPRESPVDRTAGSGSVSDSDSASTFAFALPMRIEHEGRVLSFVSSISTFNTPMDITVAELAIETLLPADPATVKYLHSMLG, from the coding sequence ATGACCACGGTCCCGACCGGCGGCGCGGCCCGCCTCATCGCCCCCGAGGACAAGACACCCAGGACGCACCGGGGAGCCGGTCCGCTGCTGCGGGTCTGGCGGGAGCGGCGGCGCGTCAGCCAGCTCGAACTGGCGCTGCGGGCCGACTCGTCCGCCCGCCACATCAGCTTCGTCGAGACGGGCCGGTCCCGCCCGAGCGAGGAACTGCTCCTGCGGCTCGCGGAACACCTGGACGTCCCCGTCCGGGACCGCAACGCCCTTCTCCTGGCGGCCGGTTACGCCCCGCGCTACCGCGAGACCCCGCTCGACGACCCGGCGCTGGAGTCCCTGCGGGACGGCGTCGAACGGCTCATCCAGGGCTACGAGCCCTACCCGGCGTTCGTGGTCGACGCGACGTACGACGTCCTGGCCGCCAACCGGGGCATCCTGATGCTCCTCGAAGGTCTCCCCGAGTCCGTGCTGGCGCCGCCACTGAACGCGATGCGCCTGACCCTGCACCCGGAGGGCCTGGCGCCGCGCATCCGGAACCTTCCCGAGTGGCGGGGGCACCTGCTCGCCCAGATGGAACGTCAGATAGCCCTGCACCGTTCGGACCCGCTGCGCGCGCTGTACGAGGAGGTCGCCGCGTACCCGGTGCCGGAGCCACGGGAGAGCCCGGTGGACCGGACGGCCGGCTCCGGGTCCGTGTCGGACTCCGACTCGGCGTCCACGTTCGCGTTCGCGCTGCCGATGCGGATCGAGCACGAGGGCCGGGTGCTCTCCTTCGTCTCGTCGATCTCCACCTTCAACACCCCGATGGACATCACCGTCGCCGAGCTGGCCATCGAGACGCTCCTCCCGGCCGACCCGGCGACGGTCAAGTACCTTCACTCGATGCTGGGTTGA